The DNA sequence GAAGCGGTAAGTCTGCAATCGAAAGTAGCAATGTACGCGGATGTAATGCTTTGAATTTACAAGTTTGCTTGCGTAAATCAAGTGTCGTGGCATAGTGCAAGCATTCACTATTGGAGGCAACTATGCCCACACTCGAAGTCATTCAAGAAAAGCTTAAGAAGTTGCAGGCGCAAGCCGACGTACTCATAGCAAAGAAAGCGCAGTCTGCGCTAGACCAGATTCGTCGCCTTTTGCTGGAACACGGATTGACCACCGAAGATATTGAAGAAACAGCGAAAGCGAAGAGGGAAGCAAAAGGGGACAGCGGTTTGGGTATTGGGTCAAGGCGGAAAGCATCCAATGCCATTGGCAGCAAGGTCACTCCCAAGTTCCAGGACCCGAAGAGTGGTGCCACATGGACCGGCCGGGGAAGAGCACCGGCTTGGATCGCTAAAGCGAAAGACCGCACTCGGTTCTTGATTCAAGGTGATGCGGTGGCGGCTCACTCAGCCTCTCCCGAAATTGAGAACGCGGATGCAACGACGACAGCGAAACCGCGTGGGTACCGAACGGGACCGCAGCCGGCCAAGTATCGGGACCGCAAGTCGGGCGCAACATGGAGCGGAAAAGGACGCGCGCCGGCATGGCTTGCGAACGTCAAAGATCGAACCAAATTCCTGATTGAGGAGGAGGGTGCATCGCCTGTTGCTGAAGTCGCGACCAAAGCGGCGCGTAAAGCGTCTGCTGTAGGCAACAAGGCGAATGCGGCAGAGAAGTCAACGCGGAAAGTTGCAGCGAAGAAAATCACCGCAAAAAAGGCCGCCGCCACAAAAAATGAGGTGAAGGAAGCAACGCCGAGACAATCCGTTGCTGCTAGCAAGAAGGTTGCTGCGAAGAAAACAGAGCCTGTCGCTAAAAAGAGAGTTGCAAAGAAAGTGAGTGGTTCAGGCAGTGCTGCGAAGGCAGCGACGGTAGCCGACGATAACGGCAGTACCCAAGCAGCCATTGAAGCGCCCGCAGTGTAAAACGGGCGAGAGCACGTTGGGCGGCCTTTTGGCCGCTCGCTCCCGATGCGGAGCGCAACGGCGCCCGTGAAAAGCCTGTTGACCAAGCAGTGTCAATAGTTGCCGTTCTTGCAACTCGGAGATCGGACGAGAGCACCACATAATTTGTGGATGGGCGGAAACAAACCATGTGCAGCTGAAGGCTCAATCTCTGCGATTTCTCCGTCTTCTGAGACAGCAAAGGTATCCATTTGTTGCGTTGGATGAAGGGTTTGGAAGTCAGCCAGAACAGCCCACAAAATGGTTTCGAGCGACAGAAATCCTCTTGTGGTGGTGACATCTTCGAACCTCGTCTACGGCGGTCGACATGTTAGTGTTCGGCATGTCTAAATTCTCAACGTGAACGTTGAAAAGGAGACCAGCCGCTATTTTGGGCTCGGGCGAACCAACGGCGAGGCGCTTTCGCCGGCCAGAAATTGACGCAGCTGTTTTTCAGCTTCCACCACTCGGTGCATCGGCGCCTCACTCAATTGCCGGTCGTGAAGTGCAAGCACGCGTTCGATCACAGGCGCGTCTTGCTCGTGGATTGTCCACTTGGCACTTTTCTCCGCTATTGCTAGTGCATTTTCGAAAGCCGCTTCTGCGTGTTCATAGCACTCAAACGGCACCTCACCGAAGCCCATGCGTTGAAGGTAGTAGGCCATATAGACCGAACGGACCAATTCGTTGATTTGATGCCGATTCGCACGCTCACCACGACAGGCAGCTAGCGCAAGATGATGAGCGAGCGACAACTCCCGTGCTGATTGTGCCGACATCGGCAAGAGCGCCGACTTGCTCAGTGGCTTACGGATAACACTCGGGCGGGTGGATTTACGTTTTGTTCCGGCCATATGTGGATCGACAAGGTTTGGGAGAGATGCGGCAGCTTCAACCGACACGCAAATCACGAAATTTCGTCGAATTGCGGAACAGCGATTTGAGCTGCGCGACTGCGGTAGCGATTGACTGAACTTCGTACCGTCGTGATCATGAGTATCGGACGCTGGTCGCCGACATGCAGGCGCGGCGGGTCGTGAGCGGGCCAATATATTCCGGCCTGTCGTTCGTCATGATCACTCGTACGTTAGCTTAGGGACAGCGTCACGCTGCTGGCGTCGGCCAGTGAGAACCATCTCGGAGAGCCTTGGCACGACTACCATTTGGTCGCGCCCCGATGCCAAAATAACGGCCGCAGCGGCATACTGGCGTATCGTGTTGGCCTCCATGAATGCTTGCAGCAGATAGAATGACCAAGAGTAGCATGTACCGATACACATCGCTCTTAGACCTGTCGAGCTGATCACGCACGACAGCACCCGCTAGCCTCTTACACGTCTGAAGGCTGATAACCGGTGGCAAACGAGAGTTTTAATGAACGTGAAGCGGAGGCGCTCAAAAGGATGGCGGAAGCTGCACGTGAGGTACAGGCGGCGTCTGCTGCCATAGAAGCGCATTTCGCTAAACCGGGTGAACGACAAGCCTCTGCGCTTGAGCTTGCCCGGTTGACCGCCGCTGTTCAGGAGCTTGAAGATGCGCGGAGAACTTTAGCGGTTGTCATTGACGCAGCAAACGCGGCGCGACGTTAAAGCGAAGCTCAGCATTGTCCCTCTGCGTCACAATAGATGTCGCCTCTGAATTTTCTTAATCCGAAGAACTCAGAGGTGTAGGTTGAATGCCAAACAGACGTATTCTGTTGAATTCAGGGAGCAGGCGCTGGCAAAGGTCCTGCAACGCGGCAACCGGTCCGTAGGAACGGTTGCCGCGGAACTGAACATGAACGTATTAACTTTGAGGAAGTGGATCCGCGTGTCTAACGCCGCAAACCGCAACCCGGGGCCAGTCGATGCACGGCGCCCGGAAGATTGGTCTTTGGAAGATCGCCTGCTGGCATTGCAGCAGAGCCATGGACTGAGCGCCGAGGCACTCAGCGCGTGGTGCCGTGAACGTGGCTTGTTTGTTCATCATCTGGACCAGTGGCGTGCCCAGTTTTGCTCGGCCGGCACCGCGAGCAGCGCACGTGCAAACGCTCCAGAACTGCGCGAGCTGAAACAGGCCAATGCGCAGCTGCAGCGCGAATTGAAACGCAAGGAAAAGGCTTTAGCGGAGGCGGCCGCGTTGCTGATACTTTCAAAAAAGTACCAGGCGCTGTTCGGGGACGAGGACGAATGAGCTCCCCCGAAGAGCGTGCGACATTGCAGGAGCTGATCGGCAAGGCGACTACAGCCGGGGCTCGTCAGGCACGCGCATGTGCTGTGCTCGGGCTAAGCGCGCGCACCGTGCAGCGCTGGCAAGGCGGCGGTCCTGAAGCAGTGGATGGGCGCGCCTTACGCCATCATGATGCTGTTCACAAGCTGTCGACCGATGAGCGCGCTGAACTGCTGGCGGTGGCCAACTCTGTCGAATTCGCTCATCTGCCACCGAGCCAAATCGTCCCTCGATTGGCCGACCAGGGCCGCTACATCGCCTCAGAATCGACGTTCTACCGGGTGCTGCGTGAAGAGAAACAGCTTGCTCATCGGCGCAGTGAACAACCAGCGCGCGCCCGCAGCAAGCCTCGCGCAGTTTGTGCCGACGAGCCCAATCAATTGTTCAGCTGGGATATCACTTACCTGCCGACGACAGTTCGCGGGCAGTATTTCTATCTCTATCTGTTCATGGACGTATTCAGTCGGATGGTCGTCGGCTGGCAGGTCTACGCTGAAGAGAGCAGCGCCCAGGCCAGCGAGCTTCTGAAGGACCTATGTGCACGTGAAGCGATCAAACCGGGTCAGGTGATTTTGCATTCGGATAACGGCGGCCCAATGAAGGGTGCCACGATGCTCGCCACCCTGCAGGCTCTGGGTGTCATGCCGTCATTGAGTCGACCGGGCGTGAGCAACGACAACCCGTTCTCGGAATCGTTGTTCAAAACACTGAAGTATCGGCCGGCCTATCCTCTGCAGGCGTTCGACACTCTATTTGCCGCGCGCGCTTGGGTCACCGTGTTGGTGCGCTGGTATAACCACGAACATCGTCACAGCGCGATCCGTTTCGTCACGCCTGCCCAACGGCACGCCAACCTCGACCAGCAGATCCTCGATCGCCGCGCGATGCTCTACGAGGCGGCAAAGCAGCGCAACCCGCTACGATGGAAAGGCCCCACTCGAAACTGGAAGCGCGTAAAAACGGTCCATTTGAATCCCGATCGCACAGACAACTTTGAACCCATCAAACGCAACCACCGACAGGAGCAAAAAGCCGCCTAAATTTAATCGTTGAGGCGACATCTACCTTGAAATCTACCGATTGTCGAGCGATACGACCGTCGGGATCGCGAACTTGAGCCGGAGAGCGAGACGAAGGTCGCTTTGAGACGCAGGTAACGTTCCCGTCAGCTAACAGCCCAAGCGCGACTAAAGTGTGCGGCGTTGACCTTGCTTCACCTCTGCGATGGCCTCTCTCAAAGCTTCGATACCCGCTTCCGTAAAAGCGGTTACCGTGTTCGATTCCTCGCGACCTGGACCGAGTTTATCGACGATCTGTAGACACCCGTCTTCCGGTTCCAGATTCATGAGCGCGATTTCCTCCAACCAGGCCTCCGGTTCGCCCAGCATCACGGCAACGCACGCAATCGTATAGACATATGCTGGAGCAGCCACTACGTTTTCCTCCTAAGCCGGGTGGCTCTAGGTTGCTAGGCGCTGCCGACGTCCGAGAAGCTTGCCAAGTCAGTCGACAGCGGATTGAAACGATTTGGAAGCTCGCTGTCTTGGTTCGCACCGCTTGGCGAGCCGTTGCCAACCGTTATGAGCGCGAGTGGCGTCAAAAAGGACATCGAGGTATTCGTCATGGTTCACTCGGTCGTCGCTCGGCAACCCCCTATCGGCATGCTGCAAAATCAACGCCTTTCGATCACCACGACAATCGGCGGCCGAACTGATCCGGCTCCATGCCTCGCAGGCGTATGCAAACGTCTCCCGCATACGATAGTCAATGTCGAGGATGTAATCGGTGCGAGCGCTTGCGGCCAGCCCACAAGCCACGCGTCTGGAGTTGTGAAAGACGTGCGCAGCCTCGTGGACGACGAAATCGGCAAATGGGTCGGTCTCGTCAAAGTAATCCATCGACACGTAGCACCTCGTTTCTTGGCTTAAGCCGACTATATTGCAGGGCTGTCCAGATAGCGTCGGGGCCTTAACGCTCTCCAAAAATATGTTGGCCACATCCCAAGCGTAGAAAGCCACCGTTCAGCCATTAAGATTTTTTCCAGGTTAGCTCGGGTGACAAATACAACGTTATCTGAAAGCAGGCGAATGACGGTCGCGCGTTCACTCGGGTTGAAGAGACCATCCACCATAGGCTTGAGTTTTTCACTGTTCCATGTGTGGAGGTCAACTGGGAGACGCGAGACAGACTCGAACCCCCTTGAGCGCCGCATCGTCTCTGTTACAAGTGCACTTCGAAGACGCTGCGACGCACGTGTCGCTATATCAGCCAGGTTAGAACCCGGCCATCCTACGAAAAAACCGTCGTATTCGCCTGTCCGCAAATATCGTACAACCTCGCTGTCTGTCCACTGAGGCGTGCCGATCTGCTCTAGCTCTGCTGTCTTCGCTTCCAACATACCGTTTTGCCTCCCTGAATCGAGCATGCGATGTGTGAGTCCGTGCATCGAAGCGTACCTTGTTGGCAACAACATACCCTGCGGATTGATTCCCCGAAAACGCGGTTCATCTGGCCGACGCGTGCTAACGCCTGAGACCGTAGGTGAACTTTAGATATGGCACGACTCGGAGAAGAGGCGAGAGACCATAGCTGAGTGACTTACCTAGCCGAAGTCGACGTATGTTCCGACATAATGCCCCTAATCGATGCTTCGGAAAGGACCTTGCCCATGATGAACGAGCCTTTGCGAACTTGCGGGACCATAAGTTAAACCCGGGTCACTCAAAAAGGGATGCGCCCAGCGCCGCAAGATTTTGCCACTTCACCGCGGTGATCCGCGTCGTCCCGTCCCCGTGCACGGATCTAATCATGACCCGATTGCCCCTGGCACCACCCAATACCTCAGCCACACGGTCGTCATTACGGACCAGCGTACCTCGAGCGGGCTGGCGTTTCATATAATAGGTGCGCTTTCGCATGAGCCCCATGCTGTGATCTCGTCTGGAACGGTATGATTTTGCATCGGAGGGACATTCGTCAAGCATCATATTCGGAGCAGGGGCATGCGCAGGTTTTACGTACGACGTTCGACCATTCACGGGCGCGGGGTATTCGCGTCGGCGGTCATGGCGCGTGGCGACTATTTGCTTGAATACAAGGGCGAGGTACTGTCTGAATACGAAGCAAATCGACGGTTTGGCCGATCAGAAGCGGAGGCGGGGCACACTTTCTTCTTCGGGATCGGCGATGGCCGCGTGATCGACGGTGCTGTCGCCGGCAACTCCGCGCGCTGGATTAATCACAGCTGCGCACCGAATTGCGAGGCCGAGCAGGACGACGATCGCGTCTATATCCGTGCGATCAAAAAGATCAAAGTCGGCGACGAAATTTTCATCGATTATTGTCTGGATGCTGGAAGCCGACCCAGCAAAGCGCTGAAAGCGGCCTACGCATGTCGGTGCGGTGCGAAGAAGTGCCGTTCGACGATGCTGTATGTAAAGTGAATGGAGTTCGATGCGAAGGATTCCAGTTGCGCGGATCTACTCCAGCTCTTTCCTGGATTGTTGTGAAACTGCGAACGGCAAATCTGTAGGGTTTCGAGCGTTAAGATGCCCGTATCCTGCAATTCCAGCAATCCGGTTTCGCCTTTAAGCGCCCGCCAGTAAGGGCTTTGGCCATTGTTCAGGGCCGACTAATTACCTCAGGGACAAGGATGAAGACCTTCGAAGGCATCAAGACGTATGGTTATCGACGCGAAGCGGTTTTCAAGGTTGCGACGACGGCGGGCGACGCCTACATGAGCGTCAGCCGGTCGAACTACATGAACGACGAACGTGCCGTGGTCGAAGTTGACAGGCTCCGTTTTTTTGAGCTTTGGAAGGCCGAGCCGTACAGCATTCACCGCGCACAAGCGCACGGAGATGAGCAAAGCTGGCGGTCAGACTACAAGTTTCACCACGCAGTAAAGGGCTTTAGTCATGGCGATCCGAATCCGGTCCCATTAGCCTGCATCAGTTGCTTGATGGCGCGCGAACCGGTGCCCGAGATGAAATCGTTCTTTTTTTTCTTCCGCCGCAAGGTGGGCGAACGTGTCGCTGAGTTCCCATATGTTGCGTTCACGAACGGGGTCACGCGGACGATTTGGCTGGCAGCAAATCAGGCCGAGTGCTTTCCGGTCGAATGCGATGCGAGACAAGCGCCACTTCTTCATTCGTTGGCCGGTACGGCGGGCAGTAGCTGGACGACGGTTCAGCTAATGATCCCTGAGAGTTCGCACGCATAGGCGAGTCCGATTGGCGCTCAGGGGAGCGCAATTCGCCCAGCAGGCCAAGTGACGTCTGGTATAGGAGTCGATGTTCAGACTTCTCGCGTGATCGACGAATCGCCTTTTGCGACTTTTCGTCGTCCCGGTTTTGGAGGGGTGGATTGCCGTCTTTGCGCCACAGCGTGAGTTCCAGACCGCGGATTTTGAAACTACCGGACGTCTACAATCGCAGTCCTCGTTACACTGGGCGCGCCACTACTAATGTATCTAATCACTTCTTTGCCTTTAAAGTTCGGATTGGAAGTGTAGAACACTTGGACTCCCGCGATCGTGCGCCCAGCGCACTGATTGCCAGTTGACGAACTGACCGGGAATTCGCCGTCTTTGATTTGAAGCGTGCCGTGTTGTGGCGCCTGTACCGTTGTTATAGTCGGGATTGACAACGCCTGACAGTTTTGCCGCCAGTTTGCGTGAGAACTGAGCAATATCGGAATGCCAGACACGGTCGATTTCTCGAAACCATCTCGTTCCTGAGCGTTTGCCAGGGGTTGAGCCGGTGACGACGACGTAGTTGCAAGGCGGGCGGCTCGTTGCTCACGCCACCTGGCAAGCTGCACTTGAGCTCGGGCCGCTATATCTACGATCCACTCGGCGGGGATGGCGAAGTTTATGTTTTCAGCTTCGGACGAGGGAATCATGCTTGAAGTGATACCGACGAGTCTGCCGTCGCCGTCGAAGAGCCCGCCACCGCTCGATCCATGCGAGATAGGCGCACTGAATTGGATGTGGTTCACCGCGCCGGCAAGATCACGATTTATCCCGGAAATCAGTCCGTCACTCAAGGTATTTTCCCGGCCTAACGGAGAGCCGATCGCGAATACGCGTTGCCCGACCTTGATGGTTTTGGCCGGGGCTATGCTTACGGGGTTCGCGTGGAAGTTCTCAACCGTGAGGAGACATAGATCACGCTCGGCACAGGCGCTACTAGACGAGCGCCATAGCTGACGTTCTGGTGGACAACCGCAATCGAGCGCCCACCTGATAGCACATGGCAGTTCGTCACGAGTTGCCCGTCTCGTACCACGACTGCACTTCCCAATTGCTTTGAAGTGCTGGTATTGACCACCACGGTCCAGACACTCGAATTTAATTTCTCATAGAGACTGGAAGCATCATTTGTCTGCTGCGCTGAGCAGATATTCGAAGCAGCACTTAGTGCCAGCGCAACAAGTACCAGACAGTTCTTAGACCGGACGGGTGATGGTGGCTTACTGACCAAGATCATCTCCTGGCAGTAGGCCTTCTAGGGAGCTCATAGGCACCGCCCCACGTCGGTGATTATGCGGATTATCATTGATCACGGTAGTACTTGGTTGACTCAGTGCGCTTCCGCCACTCGTCCCGTTATGCTCGAGCCGATTGCCCGGTTGCAACTTGATCTCACTGCAGCTCTTCAGCAGACCGTCACGTTTAAGGCCGTTAGTAAGGTCAACCGCGAAAACAGCTCCACGTTCTGCCAGCGGGATAA is a window from the Burkholderia sp. PAMC 26561 genome containing:
- a CDS encoding H-NS family nucleoid-associated regulatory protein; the protein is MPTLEVIQEKLKKLQAQADVLIAKKAQSALDQIRRLLLEHGLTTEDIEETAKAKREAKGDSGLGIGSRRKASNAIGSKVTPKFQDPKSGATWTGRGRAPAWIAKAKDRTRFLIQGDAVAAHSASPEIENADATTTAKPRGYRTGPQPAKYRDRKSGATWSGKGRAPAWLANVKDRTKFLIEEEGASPVAEVATKAARKASAVGNKANAAEKSTRKVAAKKITAKKAAATKNEVKEATPRQSVAASKKVAAKKTEPVAKKRVAKKVSGSGSAAKAATVADDNGSTQAAIEAPAV
- a CDS encoding IS3 family transposase (programmed frameshift) — translated: MNAKQTYSVEFREQALAKVLQRGNRSVGTVAAELNMNVLTLRKWIRVSNAANRNPGPVDARRPEDWSLEDRLLALQQSHGLSAEALSAWCRERGLFVHHLDQWRAQFCSAGTASSARANAPELRELKQANAQLQRELKRKEKALAEAAALLILFKKVPGAVRGRGRMSSPEERATLQELIGKATTAGARQARACAVLGLSARTVQRWQGGGPEAVDGRALRHHDAVHKLSTDERAELLAVANSVEFAHLPPSQIVPRLADQGRYIASESTFYRVLREEKQLAHRRSEQPARARSKPRAVCADEPNQLFSWDITYLPTTVRGQYFYLYLFMDVFSRMVVGWQVYAEESSAQASELLKDLCAREAIKPGQVILHSDNGGPMKGATMLATLQALGVMPSLSRPGVSNDNPFSESLFKTLKYRPAYPLQAFDTLFAARAWVTVLVRWYNHEHRHSAIRFVTPAQRHANLDQQILDRRAMLYEAAKQRNPLRWKGPTRNWKRVKTVHLNPDRTDNFEPIKRNHRQEQKAA
- a CDS encoding SET domain-containing protein, whose amino-acid sequence is MARGDYLLEYKGEVLSEYEANRRFGRSEAEAGHTFFFGIGDGRVIDGAVAGNSARWINHSCAPNCEAEQDDDRVYIRAIKKIKVGDEIFIDYCLDAGSRPSKALKAAYACRCGAKKCRSTMLYVK
- a CDS encoding plasmid fertility inhibition factor family protein, with protein sequence MKTFEGIKTYGYRREAVFKVATTAGDAYMSVSRSNYMNDERAVVEVDRLRFFELWKAEPYSIHRAQAHGDEQSWRSDYKFHHAVKGFSHGDPNPVPLACISCLMAREPVPEMKSFFFFFRRKVGERVAEFPYVAFTNGVTRTIWLAANQAECFPVECDARQAPLLHSLAGTAGSSWTTVQLMIPESSHA
- a CDS encoding S1C family serine protease — encoded protein: MKFECLDRGGQYQHFKAIGKCSRGTRRATRDELPCAIRWALDCGCPPERQLWRSSSSACAERDLCLLTVENFHANPVSIAPAKTIKVGQRVFAIGSPLGRENTLSDGLISGINRDLAGAVNHIQFSAPISHGSSGGGLFDGDGRLVGITSSMIPSSEAENINFAIPAEWIVDIAARAQVQLARWREQRAARLATTSSSPAQPLANAQERDGFEKSTVSGIPILLSSHANWRQNCQALSIPTITTVQAPQHGTLQIKDGEFPVSSSTGNQCAGRTIAGVQVFYTSNPNFKGKEVIRYISSGAPSVTRTAIVDVR